AGTTCGCGTTGCGGATTTCTGAACCAAAGCCACACTAGATCGGAATCGGGACACTCAGCGGGAATATTTCGCTTTTTCCTTAGTCTATTGAATCTAGAATAGGATTGTGCTGCACGGCCGCGGGCTCGGGGCGGCGAGGTCTTGCGAAGAAACCGGACGTTCAGGCCCCTCATGTTCGCGTCAATGCCCCGGCTGTCGTTGCCATCGGCCTGCGTCCTTGTCGCGCTTCTGCCCTTTTCGGCCCGTGCCGCCGAATGTCCGGCCTCCAGCTCGGAGATCGCGACCGATCGTCCCGACGTGACCAATTCGAGCCTCGTCGTGCCCTTCGGCAGCCTGCAAAGCGAGAACGGCATCAACAGCACCGGCCAGAGCGCGGGAAAGGGCTTCGACGGCACCAACAGCCGGCTGCGCTTCGGCGTCGCGCAGTGCCTCGAGGTGCTGGTTGACATCCCGAGCTATGTCGGCCGCCTGTCGGGCCCGCTCGCGACCGGCTTCACCAACGTCTCGCCCGCCATCAAATGGCAGGTGAGCGCGCTGCCGGAGACGACGAGCCTTTCGGTCGTGGTCGGCGCGGGACTGCCGACCGGAACGCGCGCGATCACCGGACCCGGCCCGCAGCCCTATCTGCAATTCCCCTGGTCGCACGAGCTCGGCGGCGGCTGGGGCATCAG
This genomic interval from Bradyrhizobium sp. NP1 contains the following:
- a CDS encoding transporter, with the translated sequence MFASMPRLSLPSACVLVALLPFSARAAECPASSSEIATDRPDVTNSSLVVPFGSLQSENGINSTGQSAGKGFDGTNSRLRFGVAQCLEVLVDIPSYVGRLSGPLATGFTNVSPAIKWQVSALPETTSLSVVVGAGLPTGTRAITGPGPQPYLQFPWSHELGGGWGISGMFTSFFRPADFTNHQSTEATFVIEKRLNERMSVFAEYVSDVPSRGAPIALLNVGGGYLLSRTQQIDFHVAFGLNRNSPDYIIGVGYSYRWDNLWKASTR